The following proteins are encoded in a genomic region of Methanoculleus bourgensis MS2:
- a CDS encoding nitroreductase family protein produces MSPIGGTVNLGVTVIRSRRSVRKYKDDPVEEKAIKDALDCARLAPTARNEQPWLFGTIQNRETLQAIADLVENARFIADAPICFAIFGKKDAKYYLEDCCAATTQLILALQAWGVGSCWVAGEKKDYIEDVRILLNVPEEYTLVSLVPAGYPEEINIAKKKVLDEVTFFERYEEEE; encoded by the coding sequence ATGAGTCCGATTGGTGGAACGGTTAATCTCGGTGTCACCGTGATCAGGAGCAGGCGCAGCGTGCGGAAGTACAAGGACGATCCCGTCGAGGAGAAGGCCATCAAGGATGCCCTCGACTGTGCGCGGCTTGCCCCGACCGCCAGGAACGAGCAGCCCTGGCTCTTTGGGACCATCCAGAACCGCGAGACGCTGCAGGCGATCGCAGACCTTGTCGAGAACGCCAGGTTCATCGCTGATGCGCCCATCTGCTTTGCCATCTTTGGGAAGAAGGATGCGAAGTACTACCTCGAGGACTGCTGTGCGGCGACGACCCAGCTCATCCTCGCGCTCCAGGCGTGGGGGGTTGGGTCCTGCTGGGTTGCGGGGGAGAAGAAGGACTACATCGAGGATGTTAGAATTCTCCTCAACGTCCCGGAGGAGTACACGCTCGTCTCGCTCGTGCCCGCGGGATACCCTGAGGAGATCAATATCGCGAAGAAGAAGGTCCTTGATGAGGTCACGTTCTTCGAGCGCTACGAGGAAGAAGAGTAA